Proteins encoded in a region of the Pseudomonas sp. GOM7 genome:
- a CDS encoding class II aldolase/adducin family protein, whose amino-acid sequence MTLEQRAREVIVRTAVTLADQGFLAGIGGNLALRIDAERFAVTPSASDYYSMRPADICILRLDSLEQLSGEGSPSVESGLHARMFKARPDCQASVHTHQPIASAFTLLGRPLPISGQQARQVIGPQAPMCAYGPSGSGLLSWLVSRRVRPHLNAYLMRNHGAIGVGITMDQACQVMRLLEEEAHAWFCRALRANPQHSASQFALATLTD is encoded by the coding sequence ATGACGCTTGAACAACGGGCCAGGGAGGTCATCGTACGCACGGCCGTGACCCTGGCCGACCAGGGTTTTCTCGCCGGCATCGGCGGCAACCTGGCCTTGCGCATCGACGCCGAGCGCTTCGCCGTCACCCCTTCGGCGAGCGACTACTACAGCATGCGCCCAGCCGACATCTGCATCCTGCGCCTGGACAGCCTCGAGCAACTTTCCGGCGAGGGCTCGCCCTCGGTGGAAAGCGGCCTGCACGCCAGGATGTTCAAGGCCCGGCCCGACTGCCAGGCCAGCGTGCACACGCACCAGCCCATCGCCAGCGCCTTCACCCTGCTCGGCCGCCCACTGCCGATCAGCGGCCAGCAGGCGCGCCAGGTCATCGGCCCGCAAGCGCCGATGTGCGCCTACGGCCCGTCCGGCTCCGGCCTGCTGTCCTGGCTGGTGAGCCGCCGTGTGCGCCCGCATCTCAACGCCTACCTGATGCGCAACCACGGCGCCATTGGTGTGGGCATCACCATGGATCAGGCCTGCCAGGTCATGCGCCTGCTCGAAGAGGAAGCGCACGCCTGGTTCTGCCGCGCCCTGCGCGCCAACCCCCAGCACTCCGCCAGTCAGTTCGCACTGGCCACTCTGACCGATTGA
- a CDS encoding xylulokinase, translating to MTHDTRLVLAVDLGSSGCKTALVGLDGRVRAFAFRPVQTHVLAGSGVEQCPEDWWQALLDSAAEVLDSTSAHKAVVAICCSCQGEGTVPVDRDGQPLARALLYMDMRGQDAVRRQVGGILPRVAGYDPIKLWHWLRLTGGAPALSGKDPFGHIAFIRDAMPELYARTDKFLNVLDFINLRLSGRIASTVDSALTTWVTDNRDPGNIRYHDGLLRMAGLQRSQLPELVRCCEVLGELRKPVAERLGLGVGLPVVAGAVDTTASAMGSGAVRDNALHLYIGTSSWIGAHVQKKKTDVLRQIAALPCALPDRYMMIAMQSAAGANLSFLRDRILYAKDALLQNEAGPDVYRILDEVAASVPAGARGLLYLPWLMGERSPVDDGNLRAGLVNMTLEHAREDMVRAFLEGVALNTRWMMEAVDGFIGQPSEEITLVGGGGQSEVWCRIFADVLGVTVHLPQHPIQANARGAAFIAGIGIDAMAVGDIPERVEIRRSFQPDRLNAERYASSYANFRAAHKALAPFYAHLHRGTHDA from the coding sequence GTGACTCACGACACGCGATTGGTCTTGGCGGTAGACCTCGGCAGCTCAGGCTGCAAGACCGCACTGGTGGGCCTCGATGGCCGCGTCAGGGCCTTTGCCTTTCGCCCGGTACAGACCCATGTGCTGGCCGGCTCAGGCGTCGAACAATGCCCGGAAGACTGGTGGCAGGCGCTGCTCGACAGCGCCGCCGAAGTGCTCGACAGCACCTCGGCGCACAAGGCCGTGGTCGCCATCTGCTGCTCCTGCCAGGGTGAAGGCACGGTGCCGGTGGATCGCGATGGCCAGCCCCTGGCCCGCGCCCTGCTGTACATGGACATGCGCGGCCAGGACGCGGTCAGGCGCCAGGTCGGCGGTATCCTGCCGCGCGTGGCCGGCTACGACCCCATCAAGCTGTGGCACTGGCTGCGTCTGACCGGCGGCGCACCGGCCCTTTCCGGCAAGGATCCGTTCGGCCATATCGCCTTCATCCGCGATGCCATGCCCGAGCTGTATGCGCGCACCGACAAGTTCCTCAACGTCCTCGACTTCATCAACCTGCGCCTGAGCGGGCGCATCGCCTCCACCGTCGATTCGGCGCTGACCACCTGGGTCACCGACAACCGCGACCCCGGCAACATCCGCTACCACGACGGTCTGCTGCGCATGGCCGGCCTGCAACGCTCGCAGCTTCCCGAGCTGGTGCGCTGTTGCGAGGTGCTCGGCGAGCTGCGCAAACCGGTGGCCGAACGCCTCGGGCTGGGCGTCGGCCTGCCGGTGGTGGCCGGCGCCGTGGACACCACCGCATCGGCCATGGGCTCTGGCGCCGTACGCGACAACGCCCTGCATCTGTACATCGGCACTTCGTCCTGGATCGGCGCCCACGTACAGAAGAAGAAAACCGACGTCCTGCGGCAGATCGCGGCCCTGCCCTGCGCCCTGCCGGATCGCTACATGATGATCGCCATGCAGTCGGCAGCCGGCGCCAACCTCAGCTTCCTGCGCGACCGCATCCTCTACGCCAAGGACGCGCTGCTGCAGAACGAAGCCGGCCCGGACGTCTACCGCATCCTCGACGAAGTGGCCGCCAGCGTCCCGGCTGGCGCCCGTGGCCTGCTCTACCTGCCCTGGCTGATGGGCGAGCGCAGCCCGGTGGACGACGGCAACCTGCGCGCCGGCCTGGTCAACATGACCCTGGAACACGCCCGCGAGGACATGGTGCGTGCCTTCCTCGAAGGCGTTGCCCTAAACACCCGCTGGATGATGGAGGCGGTGGACGGCTTCATCGGCCAGCCATCCGAGGAAATCACCCTGGTCGGCGGCGGTGGCCAGTCCGAGGTCTGGTGCAGGATCTTCGCCGACGTGCTCGGGGTCACGGTGCACCTGCCGCAACACCCCATTCAGGCCAATGCCCGCGGCGCGGCCTTCATCGCCGGCATCGGCATCGATGCCATGGCCGTCGGCGACATTCCCGAACGGGTCGAGATCCGTCGCTCGTTCCAGCCCGACCGCCTCAACGCCGAGCGCTACGCCAGCAGCTACGCCAATTTCCGCGCCGCGCACAAGGCGCTGGCGCCCTTCTACGCACACCTGCATCGAGGTACTCATGACGCTTGA
- a CDS encoding TetR/AcrR family transcriptional regulator — MDKSLSSTTEKVRRPREPKQQRSQERFEAILKVALDLIAANGYEGVSMREIAREAGLPIASLYMYFPTKLSIVKEVWQRYTSRVSESLERDLQKIVDPANQADAGLLIERLIDLMLDIQTSHPGFIEVWGCVAAAPELRELNLADTLRSVEMMATAIRSANPAIDIEQAEGLAMVLCEGASSVTKLILTLAPEQRPARIRQLKRSLHFIYSATQAAFDKRES, encoded by the coding sequence ATGGATAAATCTTTGTCAAGCACCACCGAAAAGGTAAGGCGACCCCGCGAACCCAAGCAGCAACGCAGCCAGGAGCGCTTCGAGGCGATTCTGAAAGTGGCGTTGGATCTGATTGCCGCCAATGGCTACGAGGGGGTGTCGATGCGTGAGATTGCCCGCGAGGCCGGGCTGCCGATCGCGTCGCTGTACATGTACTTCCCGACCAAGCTGTCGATCGTCAAAGAGGTCTGGCAGCGCTACACCAGCCGCGTCAGCGAGTCACTGGAGCGTGATCTGCAGAAGATCGTCGACCCTGCCAACCAGGCCGACGCCGGACTGCTGATCGAGCGCTTGATCGACCTGATGCTGGATATCCAGACCAGCCACCCGGGCTTCATCGAGGTCTGGGGTTGCGTCGCCGCCGCGCCCGAACTGCGCGAACTGAACCTGGCCGACACCCTGCGCTCGGTGGAGATGATGGCCACGGCGATTCGCAGCGCCAATCCGGCCATCGACATCGAGCAGGCCGAAGGCCTGGCCATGGTGCTGTGCGAGGGGGCGAGCTCGGTGACCAAGCTGATCCTGACCCTGGCGCCGGAGCAGCGCCCGGCCCGGATCAGGCAGCTCAAGCGCAGCCTGCACTTCATCTACAGCGCCACGCAGGCGGCGTTCGACAAGCGCGAATCCTGA